The Chryseobacterium sp. 52 genome includes a region encoding these proteins:
- a CDS encoding RrF2 family transcriptional regulator yields MLSKKSQYAFKALSYLVEKRNDGPVLISEIAERKKIPLKFLENILLELKKADILDSKKGKGGGYFLRENPENVKLAKIIRLVNGPIAMLPCVSLNFYEKCEDCNEDHCGLHDVLIEVRDASLNILESKTLMDLVD; encoded by the coding sequence ATGCTTTCAAAAAAATCTCAATATGCTTTTAAAGCGCTTTCATACCTTGTAGAAAAAAGGAATGATGGCCCGGTTCTTATTTCCGAAATCGCGGAACGTAAAAAGATCCCTTTAAAGTTTTTAGAAAATATTCTGCTGGAATTAAAAAAAGCGGACATCCTTGACAGTAAAAAAGGAAAAGGAGGTGGTTACTTTCTAAGAGAAAATCCTGAAAATGTGAAGCTTGCAAAAATAATCCGGCTGGTAAATGGCCCTATTGCGATGCTTCCGTGTGTCAGTTTAAACTTTTATGAAAAATGTGAAGACTGTAATGAAGACCATTGCGGGCTGCATGATGTACTGATAGAAGTCCGGGATGCATCACTGAATATTCTGGAAAGTAAAACTTTAATGGATCTGGTCGACTGA
- a CDS encoding DUF4268 domain-containing protein, with translation MFSKQEAQQLKKEFWTAFGKSFPRKWILYNTKIKDFSFKFNADNKKAEVSLDIEMKDEIFRNAYYEKIWSLEDILKDFVGDFQKEEYFTLDNGKVISKIWVEKHGVSLFNKNSWQDIFEFFWDKMDGFERFYYEYEDFIKDV, from the coding sequence ATGTTCAGTAAACAAGAAGCACAGCAGTTAAAAAAGGAATTTTGGACGGCTTTTGGAAAGTCTTTTCCCAGAAAATGGATTCTGTATAATACCAAAATCAAGGATTTTTCATTTAAATTTAATGCCGACAATAAAAAAGCGGAAGTCTCATTGGATATAGAAATGAAGGACGAGATCTTCCGTAATGCCTATTATGAGAAAATCTGGTCTTTGGAAGATATTCTGAAAGATTTTGTAGGAGACTTTCAAAAAGAAGAATATTTCACCCTTGACAATGGAAAAGTGATCAGCAAAATCTGGGTTGAAAAACATGGTGTTTCCCTATTCAATAAAAATTCATGGCAGGATATTTTTGAGTTTTTCTGGGATAAAATGGATGGATTTGAAAGGTTTTATTATGAATATGAGGATTTTATTAAGGATGTTTAA
- a CDS encoding bacteriocin-like protein, which translates to MKNLKKLSRDQMRSLSGAVAAIQAPCDGWKLCHSNDDGSYGWGMCPASTGGTSCHNYACGGGFWC; encoded by the coding sequence ATGAAAAACTTAAAAAAACTTTCAAGAGACCAAATGAGATCATTATCTGGGGCAGTAGCAGCAATCCAAGCTCCTTGTGACGGATGGAAATTATGCCATTCCAACGACGACGGAAGTTACGGTTGGGGAATGTGCCCTGCTTCAACAGGAGGTACAAGCTGCCATAATTACGCTTGTGGTGGTGGATTCTGGTGCTAA
- a CDS encoding CopD family protein, whose translation MLYTIIKALHIIFMVSYFAGIFYLVRIFVYYKDTDEFAEEKKKILREQYTFMARRLWNIITVPAGVIMTVCGIVMIFLNTGLMKMPWFHLKLTFLIGLAIYHYWCWKKVLKLKELNGDTIETPNIKLRQANEIATFILFLVVFTVILKSSVIEYWWQLIAGFFVLVFLIMMTVKLVNKNKKNK comes from the coding sequence ATGCTTTATACAATAATCAAAGCACTGCATATTATCTTCATGGTAAGCTATTTTGCGGGAATTTTTTATCTCGTAAGAATTTTCGTTTACTATAAAGATACGGATGAATTTGCTGAAGAAAAAAAGAAAATCCTCAGAGAGCAGTACACCTTCATGGCCAGAAGGCTATGGAATATTATCACCGTTCCGGCAGGTGTCATTATGACGGTGTGCGGAATTGTTATGATTTTTCTGAATACGGGACTGATGAAGATGCCATGGTTCCATCTAAAACTGACTTTTCTGATCGGTTTGGCCATTTATCATTACTGGTGCTGGAAAAAAGTACTGAAACTGAAAGAACTGAACGGAGATACTATTGAAACACCAAATATCAAACTGAGACAGGCGAACGAGATCGCAACATTCATTCTCTTTCTGGTGGTTTTCACAGTGATCCTGAAATCTTCAGTAATTGAGTACTGGTGGCAATTAATTGCCGGATTTTTCGTTCTTGTATTTCTGATCATGATGACGGTGAAACTCGTTAATAAAAATAAAAAAAACAAATAA
- a CDS encoding DUF2314 domain-containing protein encodes MEENSFIFADGTDPKMIEAYEKARQTFKYFWREQSWENRRIIPGLDLACVKASFSQEDPETGENTVEHMWINEIDFDGDTVSGLLINEPNTLTNIQAGDYFEIPLNEISDWLFAITPMVKKPKGLSKLFSSSEEPLPKTYGGFTIQKMRADMPEDERKEHDDMWQLDFGDFNDIEVVHEQKEKPENLVEHPMSKNMEGEFVKFLKQYPDELTNADENGLTLLHKETIAGNLTSVKLILDAGADKNIKSKNGKTAFDYAERLNWEHLIPVLEG; translated from the coding sequence ATGGAAGAGAATTCGTTTATATTTGCCGATGGGACAGACCCTAAAATGATCGAAGCGTATGAAAAAGCAAGACAAACCTTTAAATATTTCTGGCGGGAACAGTCCTGGGAAAACAGAAGAATTATCCCCGGGCTCGATCTTGCCTGTGTAAAGGCTTCATTCAGTCAGGAAGATCCGGAAACAGGAGAAAATACCGTGGAACATATGTGGATCAATGAAATTGATTTTGACGGTGATACGGTGAGTGGATTACTGATCAATGAACCTAATACTCTCACCAATATACAGGCGGGAGATTATTTTGAGATTCCACTGAATGAGATCAGTGACTGGCTTTTTGCTATCACGCCTATGGTAAAGAAACCGAAAGGACTTTCTAAATTATTTTCTTCATCGGAAGAGCCTTTACCGAAAACTTACGGTGGATTTACCATTCAAAAAATGCGCGCAGATATGCCTGAAGATGAAAGAAAGGAGCATGATGATATGTGGCAGCTTGATTTCGGGGATTTTAATGATATTGAAGTCGTGCATGAGCAGAAGGAAAAACCGGAAAATCTTGTAGAACATCCCATGAGCAAAAATATGGAAGGCGAGTTTGTTAAATTTCTAAAACAATATCCTGACGAACTTACAAATGCCGATGAAAATGGCCTAACCCTTCTCCATAAAGAAACCATTGCAGGAAATCTGACCTCTGTGAAACTTATTCTGGACGCTGGGGCAGACAAAAACATAAAATCAAAGAACGGAAAAACAGCTTTTGATTATGCGGAACGGCTGAATTGGGAGCATCTTATTCCGGTTTTGGAAGGGTAA
- a CDS encoding ABC transporter permease, whose protein sequence is MIAILKKELWSYFGNWSAWVIIGAFSLITALFLFFFENDSNIFDIGMASLQSYFVLVPWLLMFIIPALSMKTFAEEQQTGTLNWLFSQPLKVSDLVAGKFLSVWIVGVLCLIPSLIYLYTVYVLGVPAGNIDLGMTFGSYIGLIVLIAAFAGVGILASSLSQNQIMAYLLGVFMCFIMYFGIEQLASYKLLGGADFILQNVGFYQHFLGFTRGLIDLKDVAYFILIIGATLLLSNHFITKKK, encoded by the coding sequence ATGATTGCAATTTTAAAAAAGGAACTTTGGAGTTACTTTGGAAACTGGAGCGCGTGGGTGATTATCGGCGCATTCAGTCTGATAACCGCTCTTTTCCTGTTTTTTTTCGAAAATGATTCTAATATTTTCGACATCGGAATGGCCTCTCTGCAGAGTTATTTCGTTCTTGTTCCGTGGCTGCTGATGTTTATTATTCCTGCACTTTCTATGAAGACCTTTGCGGAAGAACAGCAGACGGGAACGCTGAACTGGCTTTTTTCACAGCCACTAAAAGTTTCAGATCTGGTAGCAGGAAAGTTTCTTTCAGTATGGATTGTTGGCGTTTTGTGCCTTATTCCATCTCTGATTTATCTCTATACGGTCTATGTTCTGGGAGTTCCGGCAGGTAATATTGACCTGGGGATGACTTTCGGGAGTTATATAGGGCTGATTGTGTTAATTGCAGCTTTTGCAGGAGTTGGTATTTTGGCTTCTTCATTATCACAGAACCAGATCATGGCTTATCTTTTAGGTGTTTTCATGTGTTTTATCATGTATTTCGGAATAGAGCAGCTGGCGAGTTACAAACTCTTGGGCGGAGCAGATTTTATCCTTCAGAATGTAGGGTTTTATCAGCATTTCCTGGGCTTTACCAGAGGTCTGATTGATCTTAAGGATGTTGCCTATTTTATTCTGATCATAGGAGCTACGTTATTATTGTCCAACCATTTTATCACTAAAAAGAAGTAG
- a CDS encoding Crp/Fnr family transcriptional regulator, whose amino-acid sequence MKELFDFILRFGNLNPQQIDFIASKAQETVLPKDEYFSEAGKIARQVGFVVNGIMRVCYYDNKGEEITKYFIEENNLVVDLESFDNEICSSSYVQAVTDCTLIVFQRKDWLELLQTIVGWETIVHKIISRALMQKVERRSPLVSEDATTRYLKFMEIYPTVVNRIPLSYIASYLGITQSSLSRIRKNIGK is encoded by the coding sequence ATGAAAGAACTATTTGATTTTATTCTAAGGTTTGGAAATCTGAACCCACAGCAGATAGACTTTATAGCAAGTAAAGCTCAGGAAACAGTACTTCCGAAAGATGAATATTTTTCAGAAGCCGGAAAAATTGCACGACAGGTCGGATTTGTGGTGAATGGAATTATGCGGGTTTGCTATTATGACAACAAAGGAGAAGAAATCACCAAATATTTCATTGAAGAAAACAATCTTGTAGTGGATCTGGAAAGTTTTGATAACGAGATCTGTTCCAGCAGCTATGTTCAGGCAGTTACCGATTGTACGCTTATTGTTTTTCAGAGAAAAGACTGGCTGGAGCTTTTACAGACTATCGTCGGATGGGAAACCATCGTCCATAAAATTATTTCAAGAGCACTGATGCAGAAAGTAGAAAGAAGAAGTCCGCTGGTTTCGGAAGATGCAACAACCCGTTACTTAAAATTCATGGAGATCTACCCTACTGTGGTCAATCGGATTCCGCTTTCCTATATTGCTTCCTATCTTGGGATTACACAATCTTCACTCAGCAGAATCAGGAAAAACATTGGCAAATAG
- a CDS encoding helix-turn-helix domain-containing protein gives MKPPFRFNSISEFHAFCNLPNPDHPLISLIDYSQVNYPTDDRELKWIQNFYSIGLKRNVNAKFNYGQQEYDFNSGVLCFVSPLQFLKLEIKPEVVVEPTGWLLVIHPDFLWNTSLAKKIKSYDFFKYDTNEALFLSDKEEKIVVDILKNIEREYQSNIDKFSQELIAAQLEFLLIYSERFYERQFFTRKKSSHELLERFEEVLSRYFDSGNLIEHGIPSVTAIAGEMNISPNYLGSLLRIHTQQNTQQHIQNKLIDLAKEQLSTTHLSVSEIAYELGFEHPQSFSKLFKQKTNQSPLEFRKLFN, from the coding sequence ATGAAACCTCCATTCCGATTTAATTCAATTTCTGAATTTCATGCTTTCTGCAATCTGCCAAATCCTGATCACCCGCTGATCAGCCTGATAGATTACAGCCAGGTCAACTACCCCACGGATGACCGTGAGCTGAAATGGATCCAGAATTTTTACTCCATCGGTCTGAAGCGCAATGTAAATGCAAAGTTCAACTATGGTCAGCAGGAATATGATTTCAATTCCGGAGTCCTTTGTTTTGTTTCACCGCTACAGTTTCTGAAACTGGAAATAAAGCCCGAAGTGGTAGTGGAACCTACAGGCTGGCTGCTCGTCATTCATCCTGATTTTCTCTGGAATACTTCTCTTGCAAAAAAGATAAAATCTTACGACTTTTTCAAATATGACACCAATGAAGCGCTTTTCCTTTCGGATAAAGAAGAAAAAATTGTTGTGGATATTCTGAAAAATATAGAACGGGAATACCAGTCGAACATCGATAAATTCTCGCAGGAGCTTATTGCCGCTCAGCTTGAATTCCTTTTGATCTATTCTGAACGCTTTTATGAGCGTCAGTTTTTCACCAGAAAAAAATCCAGCCACGAACTTCTGGAAAGATTTGAGGAGGTACTTTCACGGTATTTTGACAGTGGAAATCTGATAGAACATGGAATTCCTTCCGTAACAGCCATTGCCGGAGAGATGAATATTTCGCCCAACTATCTCGGGTCGTTATTGCGCATTCATACCCAACAAAATACGCAGCAACACATTCAGAATAAACTGATTGACCTAGCCAAAGAACAACTCAGCACTACTCACCTTTCGGTAAGTGAAATTGCTTATGAACTGGGTTTTGAACATCCACAGTCTTTCAGTAAGCTGTTTAAGCAAAAGACCAATCAGTCGCCACTGGAATTCAGGAAGCTATTTAATTAA
- the gldG gene encoding gliding motility-associated ABC transporter substrate-binding protein GldG has protein sequence MKKFDIKSPLGIFLIAVVPLVILLTYSGIRLDLTKEKRYTLSDSTVKVLESVKKPLTVDVYLEGDFPASFKQLQSETRFMLEEFRKINPKIDFKFIDPIKTKMSQDTLMAMGMQPSVLPDVKDGKISQITLFPYAVIKYDKRGVSIPLVVQQAGIDADQQLTRSIEGLEYSLVSNIKNIAADKRKKVGILVNHDELSPEEFHGFVQLAMENYDAGPVIPKNQTELTLADLPLLKQMSALVIAKPRKAFTDNEKVILDQYIMNGGKTLWMIDAVNAEMDTLTRSQKVMPFPVDINMTDFFFNYGIRINPALVKDVKKFALLKLVTGEVGGNPQYTSLPWPYFPLGIAENNNPITKNINPVKFEFPTSIDTLGGRKNIKTQVLFESSERTLLKQVPNYVDLKEIASVDSLGQMEKPSTPKIFAVALEGKFNSAYASRIERKGYPGFKSQSPENKMIVIADGDVGRNKMHKGEPLPMGIDRLTNQEFGNEQFLRNALDYLLDDSNLMALRNRNIEERLLDRNRITEEKANWQWLNLLLPLVVIGLLGGLFFWLRKKKFG, from the coding sequence ATGAAGAAGTTCGATATTAAATCCCCATTAGGAATTTTCTTAATCGCAGTGGTGCCTTTGGTTATTCTGCTTACGTATTCAGGAATCAGATTAGATTTAACAAAAGAAAAAAGATATACACTTTCAGACAGTACGGTAAAAGTATTGGAATCGGTGAAAAAACCGCTTACCGTAGATGTTTATCTTGAAGGTGACTTTCCAGCAAGTTTTAAACAGCTTCAGAGCGAAACCAGATTTATGCTGGAAGAGTTCAGAAAGATCAATCCGAAGATCGATTTTAAATTTATCGATCCTATTAAAACAAAAATGTCTCAGGATACACTGATGGCGATGGGAATGCAGCCTTCTGTTCTTCCCGATGTTAAAGACGGAAAGATTTCGCAGATCACGCTTTTCCCTTATGCCGTGATAAAATATGATAAAAGAGGAGTATCTATCCCATTGGTGGTACAACAGGCGGGAATAGACGCAGACCAGCAGCTGACAAGATCCATAGAAGGTCTGGAGTACAGTTTGGTTTCCAATATCAAAAATATTGCTGCTGATAAAAGAAAGAAAGTAGGAATTCTGGTCAATCATGATGAGCTGAGTCCTGAGGAGTTCCATGGTTTTGTACAGCTGGCAATGGAAAACTATGATGCAGGTCCCGTGATTCCAAAAAACCAGACAGAGCTTACCCTGGCAGATCTTCCTTTGCTGAAGCAGATGAGCGCTCTCGTAATTGCAAAACCAAGAAAAGCATTCACTGACAATGAAAAAGTGATCCTCGATCAGTACATTATGAACGGTGGAAAAACGCTTTGGATGATTGATGCTGTAAATGCTGAGATGGATACGCTGACAAGATCCCAAAAGGTAATGCCTTTCCCTGTGGATATCAATATGACTGATTTCTTTTTCAATTACGGAATCAGGATCAATCCGGCATTGGTGAAGGATGTAAAGAAATTTGCATTACTGAAACTGGTAACAGGAGAAGTGGGAGGGAACCCTCAGTATACAAGCCTTCCGTGGCCCTATTTTCCCCTTGGAATTGCTGAGAATAATAATCCGATAACTAAGAATATCAACCCGGTAAAATTTGAATTCCCAACATCCATTGATACTTTGGGTGGAAGAAAAAATATCAAAACACAGGTTCTTTTTGAATCCAGTGAAAGAACGCTTCTGAAGCAGGTTCCAAATTATGTAGACCTGAAAGAAATTGCAAGTGTAGACAGTCTTGGCCAAATGGAAAAACCAAGTACACCAAAGATTTTCGCGGTTGCGCTGGAAGGAAAATTTAATTCTGCATACGCTTCAAGGATTGAAAGAAAAGGATATCCCGGTTTCAAAAGCCAGAGTCCTGAAAATAAAATGATCGTTATTGCTGATGGTGACGTAGGAAGAAATAAAATGCATAAAGGTGAGCCACTTCCGATGGGAATTGACCGTCTTACCAATCAGGAGTTCGGAAACGAACAGTTTCTGAGAAATGCTCTGGATTATCTTCTGGACGACAGCAATCTGATGGCGCTCCGAAACAGAAACATTGAAGAAAGACTTCTGGACAGAAACAGAATCACGGAAGAAAAAGCAAACTGGCAATGGCTGAATTTACTGCTACCATTGGTGGTAATTGGTCTCTTGGGAGGATTGTTTTTCTGGTTGAGGAAAAAGAAGTTTGGATAA
- a CDS encoding SDR family oxidoreductase — protein MKSVLITGANRSIGLETVQQLSEKGLFVYLGSRDLEKGEAIVKELNEKGFQNVKAIEIDVTRTDSISAAKSIIEKEQGKLDILINNAGILGVHPQTASETSVKDIQTIFDTNFFGVISVTQTFLDLLKKSESPRISNITSGLGSLTLHSDPTWKYYNVKTAGYGTSKAALNAYTIVLAYELKDLPFKVNVIDPGYTATDFNHHSGPGSVESAASFIVKHTLTDDNAPTGQFYSNDIEDETGISPW, from the coding sequence ATGAAATCAGTATTAATAACAGGAGCTAACAGAAGTATTGGCCTGGAAACCGTACAACAGCTTTCAGAGAAAGGATTATTTGTCTATTTAGGAAGCCGTGATCTTGAGAAAGGAGAAGCTATCGTAAAAGAGCTGAATGAAAAAGGTTTTCAAAATGTAAAAGCCATCGAAATAGATGTTACCCGTACGGATTCAATTTCAGCTGCTAAAAGCATCATCGAAAAAGAACAGGGAAAACTGGACATTCTGATCAATAATGCCGGAATTCTTGGAGTACATCCCCAAACTGCCTCAGAAACTTCTGTGAAAGATATTCAAACGATATTTGACACCAACTTTTTCGGAGTGATCAGTGTGACTCAGACGTTTTTAGATCTGCTTAAAAAATCAGAAAGCCCGAGAATCAGTAACATCACCTCCGGGCTTGGATCATTGACTTTGCACAGCGACCCGACCTGGAAATATTACAACGTAAAAACAGCCGGTTACGGAACTTCAAAAGCAGCTTTAAATGCCTATACAATCGTTCTGGCGTATGAACTGAAAGATCTTCCTTTTAAAGTCAATGTCATTGATCCCGGCTACACCGCCACAGATTTCAATCATCACAGCGGTCCCGGCTCTGTAGAAAGTGCGGCTTCTTTTATCGTAAAACATACGCTCACCGATGACAATGCACCGACAGGACAATTCTACAGCAATGATATAGAGGATGAAACCGGAATCAGTCCGTGGTAG
- a CDS encoding SDR family NAD(P)-dependent oxidoreductase, with amino-acid sequence METKKVWFVTGASKGLGLALVKKLLEKNYRVAAATRNAQSLISEIGEKSEAFLPLELHLTDNEEVQSAISKTIDHFGQLDVVVNNAGYGQIGTLEELTDQEARANFDVNVFGTLNVIRNAIPYLRAQKSGHIFNISSVGGYSGNFPGWGIYCSTKFAVAGLTEALAEEIKEFGVHATVVYPGYFRTDFLSKDSVKTPANPLQVYEAARSSEQAHLNEMNGNQPNDPEKGAAALIALSEEQNPPVHFLLGSGTAEFLDNKIKNITGDAKQWETLTVSTVI; translated from the coding sequence ATGGAAACAAAGAAAGTATGGTTCGTAACAGGAGCCTCAAAAGGGCTGGGACTGGCCTTAGTGAAAAAATTATTAGAAAAAAACTATCGTGTTGCCGCAGCTACGAGAAATGCACAGTCTTTAATTTCAGAAATCGGAGAGAAATCTGAAGCATTTTTACCGCTTGAACTTCATTTAACAGATAACGAAGAAGTGCAATCAGCGATTTCAAAAACAATAGATCATTTCGGGCAGCTTGACGTCGTGGTCAACAATGCAGGATACGGACAGATTGGGACTCTGGAAGAACTTACAGATCAGGAAGCCAGAGCCAACTTTGACGTCAATGTATTTGGCACCCTGAATGTGATCAGAAATGCTATTCCTTATCTCCGTGCGCAAAAATCAGGACATATATTCAATATTTCGTCTGTTGGAGGCTATTCCGGGAATTTTCCGGGCTGGGGAATTTATTGTTCTACCAAGTTTGCAGTAGCGGGACTGACTGAAGCTTTGGCCGAAGAAATCAAAGAATTCGGGGTTCATGCAACGGTGGTTTATCCGGGATACTTCCGCACAGATTTTTTAAGTAAAGATTCAGTAAAAACACCGGCCAATCCACTTCAGGTTTATGAGGCAGCCAGAAGTTCCGAGCAGGCTCACCTGAACGAAATGAATGGCAATCAGCCCAATGATCCAGAAAAAGGAGCAGCAGCACTTATCGCACTCAGTGAAGAACAGAATCCACCGGTTCACTTTTTATTGGGAAGTGGTACCGCTGAATTTCTGGATAATAAAATTAAAAACATTACCGGTGATGCAAAACAATGGGAAACACTAACAGTGTCTACGGTGATATAA